The Catenulispora sp. EB89 sequence GCGGCGCCGTGCTCGACATACAGCGAGTAGTCCTCGGTCGTGGTGACCGGTCCGGCCGTCAATCCGCAGGTCACGACCTCGTACAGGGGCTCCATGCCGGGACCCGGCGCGGCGCCGAACAGTCGTGCCGGGATGCCCAGATCGAACGGGATCACGCCGTCCAGCGCGAGGACTACGACACGATGCCGATGATGAGTCATGGCCCGATTCTTTCACATGTTGGCCATCGGGCCACTGTCGGCGTCCGGGGATGGTCCGCGAACGTAGAGCCATGACCGAACAGCCTTCCTCGGCGCCGACCATGCGAGCGATCGTCGCCACCAAGCCCGGCCCCGCCGACGTCCTCCAGGAGACCCGCGTCCCCAAGCCCCGGCCCGGCGGCACCGAGATCCTGGTCCGCGTGCACGCCGCCGCGATCAACCCGGCGGACTGGAAGACCCGCGCCGCCGGCGGCTGGGCCGGCCGCCCCGACATCACCGAGCAGGGCCCGATCCTCGGCTGGGACGTCTCCGGCGTCGTCGAGGCGGTCGGCCGCGGCGTCACCTTGTTCAAGCCCGGCGACGAGGTCTTCGGCATGCCCCTGTTCCCGCGCTTCCCCGGCGGTTACAGCGAGTACGTCGCCGCCCCGTCCCGCCAGTTCGTCCTCAAGCCCGCGGACCTGACCCACGTCCAGGCCGCCGCCCTCCCGCTCGCCGCGCTCACCGCCTACCAGGCCCTGCGGGACTTCGCCGACGTCCAGCCCGGCCAGAAGGTCCTGATCCACGCCGCGGCCGGCGGCGTCGGCCACCTCGCGGTCCAGATCGCCAAGGCCTTCGGCGCGCACGTCGTCGGCACGGCGAGCGCCGCCAAGCACGACTTCCTGCGCGAGCTCGGCGCCGACGAGGTGGTCGACTACCGCGAGGTGGACTTCGCCGAGACCGTGACCGGCGTCGACGTGGTCGTCGACGCCATCGGCGGCGACTACTTCGACCGCTCTCTGCGCACGATGAACCCCGGCGGTACCTTCGTCGCCCTGAGCTACGACGTCACCCCCGCGATGAAGGCGCGCGCCGCCGAGCGCGAGGTCACCGCCGACTTCATGCTGGTCGAGCCGGACCTCGGCGGCCTGACCGCGATCCGCGCCCTGGTGACCGACGGCCGGCTGCGTCCCGTCGTCGACACGGTCCTCCCGCTGGCCGACGCCGCCAAGGCGCACGAGCTCGGCGAGACGAACCGTGCCGCCGGCAAGATCGTCCTGACCGTCGTCGAGGACTGACCGCCAGGCAGTTAGTCCGCTCACACCCACCTAACGAGCGCCCCGGACCGCACCACCGGTCCGGGGCGTCGTCGTGCTCGGTCACCTGCTCGGTCACCAGCTCGACCACCGGGTCCGGGCGCACCAGTCCCGGCCGCCCCGTTACCCCCACCTACCGCAAGGTAATCCGGCGATCAAGGATTGATTCCGAAGGATTTCCGTCGCTAGACTGGTCGCACACTATTTCTTCCACCAATCATCCGATGATCAGGCGAGGTGACACATGCGGCAGCACACGGGAATCCTGCGAGTCCTGTTCGACGAGGCCCACAGCGAGGCCTGGACGATCGATCCGGCCGACGCCCTGGCGATGAATCCCGTGAATCCGGCCGACGCCGGCTATACGCATGCCGCCGATCTCCTGCGCGGGCGGGGCTACTCGGTCACCGCGCACCGCGAGGGCGCCTTCACCCCTGACTCGCTCTCCAGCGCCGACGTCCTGGTCATCGCGCACCCGGCCGACCCGGCGCGCGAGCGCACCACCGGGATCGGGACCCCGGTGTTCACCCCGGCTGAGCTGGACATCCTCCAGTCCTACGTCGCTGCCGGCGGCGGTCTGGTGCTGCTCGCCGACAGCGAGCAGGACACCGGCTCCAACCTGGCCGCGCTGCTCGGCCGCTTCGGCGTCGGCATCGACCACTTCACGGTGCAGGACGCCGCGCGGCGGCACAACGGCAACGCCCGCTGGGTGCTGGCCGAGCGCGCCGCGCTGCCGGAGAACCGGATCGAGGCCGAGGACGTGCTGGCCGGCGTCGCCGAGGCCTGCTTCTACCGCTCCGGCACCCTGTTCACCGCCCAGGACGCCGACATCCTGCCGCTGCTGAACTCCTCGCCGACCGCCGACCCCGCCGACCGGCCGCTGGCCGTGGGCGTGCGCTTCGGCAAGGGCCGGGTCGCGGTGTTCGCCGACTCCGACATGTTCGGCGACGACTCGATCGCCGACTACGACCACCGCGCGCTCTGGATCAACGCGGTCACCTGGGCCTCGCGCCGCCCGAAGCAGGCGAACGCGGCTGACGCCGTGCCGCACCCGGTCGCTTCCTCGGAGGCGTTCGGCGACCTGAAGGCGGCGATCGAGGAGCTGCGGCCGCTGCAGTCCAAGGACGGCTCGATCGACTTCGAGGCCGAAGGCAACGACCGCGCACGGGCCGAGTCCCTGGCCAAGCGCATCGGCGCGGCCGTGGAGGCGCTGGCGCCGGAGTTCCCCCACGACGCGGACTACCTCGGCGCCGTCCTGAAGGACCTGCGCCGCTGGGCCGAGGACGGCTTCGGCGTGCCGGACTTCCTGGACTCCCTCGGCGCCTTCCACCCGGCCGCGCAGCGCGAGGACGGCCGCGAGCACCTCGTGGTGTTCCCGATGTACACGCAGAACGGCAACCTGGACCGCAACTTCGAGGCGCTGATCATCCGCACCGTCTGGCCGGACTGGATCGCCGAGCTGGAGCGCGACAAGTACCCGAACCCGCAGTTCGTGCCGATCGAGTTCGTCGCCGCCGACGCCTTCACCGCCGGCTACGACACCAACAGCGCAGTACTGTTCCCCGAGACCGTGGCCGTGCGCGAGACCCCGGTGTTCACCTGGGGCGCCATCATGCAGGACCGCGAGGCCGCGCGGTTCCGGATGGTCACCTCGGCCGCCGCCGCGACGCTGAAGATGTCGCTGCCGCCGGACGCCGCGCGGCTGCTGGAGGACCAGCGGCTGACGCAGGAGGTGTTCGTGCTCTGGGACCTGGTCCACGACCGCACGCACAGCCACGGCGACCTGCCGTTCGACCCGTTCATGATCAAGCAGCGGATGCCGTACTTCCTGTACTCGCTGGAGGAGCTGCGCTGCGACCTGACGACGTTCCGCGCCGCGGTGAACCTGGAGCGCGACGGCGGCGCCGGCGCCTCGCACGCGCGCCTGGTCCAGTACACGATCCTGTTCGACCGCCTGTTCCGCTTCCCGATCACCGGCGGCCGGGTGCGCAACTACGACGGCCTCGGCGGCCAGCTGCTGTTCGCCTACCTGCACCGGCACGGCCTGATCCACTGGACCGACAACCGGCTGGCCGTGGACTGGTCGCGGATCGCCGACGCGGTGATCGCGCTGGCCACCGAGGTGGAGACGCTGTACCGGGACGGCATCGACCGGCCCAAGCCGGCGCACTGGATGGCCGCCTACCAGCTGGTCGCGAGCTACGTGGCGCCGAACCCGAACTCGGTCTGGGCCCGGGGCGCCTCCGCGCTGCCGCTGGACGGTCCGCCGAAGGGCCTGGTCGACGCCGTGCTGCCGGACGAGTTCCCCCTGTCGATGTTCTACGAGGCCCTGAACAAGAAGCTGAAGCCGGTCATCGAGGCGACTCGGGGCGTCACCGGCTGAGGCGGCGCCAGGGGCTAGGGTCGCTGTCGGCGCTGCGGAGTCGCGGCGCCGCGGTGGCCCTGCCTCGTATGCCTCGAACGCTTTGTATATCCGGACACTGTTTCGATCGGAGACTTCCAGCATGAGCTTGAACACCGACTCAGTGGTTGTGGTGGCCGGCGCCGGCGGCGGCGCCGGGGGTGCCGTGGTGCGGGCCCTGACCGCGGCCGGCGCGACCGTCATCGGCATCGACACCACCACCGAGAACGCCGAGCGGGCCGCCGCGGTCGCCGTCGGGCCCGGCCGCGCCGTCCCGGCCGCAGTGGATCTGCTCGACCTGGACGCCACCAAGGCCTTCGCCGAAAGCGTGCTCAAGGAGCACGGCCGCGTCGACGGCGTGATCCACCTGGTCGGCGGCTGGCGCGGCTCGAAGACCTTCGGCGAGACCAAGCTGGAGGACTGGGAGCTGCTGCACAAGCTGCTGGTCCAGACCCTGCAACACACCTCGCTGGCCTTCCACGACGCCCTCGACGCCGCCGGCGACGGCCGCTTCGTGCTCATCTCGGCGACCGCCGCCTCCGCGCCGACCGCCGGCAACGCCGCCTACGGCGCC is a genomic window containing:
- a CDS encoding NADP-dependent oxidoreductase, translated to MTEQPSSAPTMRAIVATKPGPADVLQETRVPKPRPGGTEILVRVHAAAINPADWKTRAAGGWAGRPDITEQGPILGWDVSGVVEAVGRGVTLFKPGDEVFGMPLFPRFPGGYSEYVAAPSRQFVLKPADLTHVQAAALPLAALTAYQALRDFADVQPGQKVLIHAAAGGVGHLAVQIAKAFGAHVVGTASAAKHDFLRELGADEVVDYREVDFAETVTGVDVVVDAIGGDYFDRSLRTMNPGGTFVALSYDVTPAMKARAAEREVTADFMLVEPDLGGLTAIRALVTDGRLRPVVDTVLPLADAAKAHELGETNRAAGKIVLTVVED
- a CDS encoding DUF6421 family protein, encoding MRQHTGILRVLFDEAHSEAWTIDPADALAMNPVNPADAGYTHAADLLRGRGYSVTAHREGAFTPDSLSSADVLVIAHPADPARERTTGIGTPVFTPAELDILQSYVAAGGGLVLLADSEQDTGSNLAALLGRFGVGIDHFTVQDAARRHNGNARWVLAERAALPENRIEAEDVLAGVAEACFYRSGTLFTAQDADILPLLNSSPTADPADRPLAVGVRFGKGRVAVFADSDMFGDDSIADYDHRALWINAVTWASRRPKQANAADAVPHPVASSEAFGDLKAAIEELRPLQSKDGSIDFEAEGNDRARAESLAKRIGAAVEALAPEFPHDADYLGAVLKDLRRWAEDGFGVPDFLDSLGAFHPAAQREDGREHLVVFPMYTQNGNLDRNFEALIIRTVWPDWIAELERDKYPNPQFVPIEFVAADAFTAGYDTNSAVLFPETVAVRETPVFTWGAIMQDREAARFRMVTSAAAATLKMSLPPDAARLLEDQRLTQEVFVLWDLVHDRTHSHGDLPFDPFMIKQRMPYFLYSLEELRCDLTTFRAAVNLERDGGAGASHARLVQYTILFDRLFRFPITGGRVRNYDGLGGQLLFAYLHRHGLIHWTDNRLAVDWSRIADAVIALATEVETLYRDGIDRPKPAHWMAAYQLVASYVAPNPNSVWARGASALPLDGPPKGLVDAVLPDEFPLSMFYEALNKKLKPVIEATRGVTG
- a CDS encoding SDR family oxidoreductase, translated to MSLNTDSVVVVAGAGGGAGGAVVRALTAAGATVIGIDTTTENAERAAAVAVGPGRAVPAAVDLLDLDATKAFAESVLKEHGRVDGVIHLVGGWRGSKTFGETKLEDWELLHKLLVQTLQHTSLAFHDALDAAGDGRFVLISATAASAPTAGNAAYGAAKAAAEAWTLALADNFKKSGDHAAAVVLVVKALLTDAMKEAKPEGKFPGYTHVDELASEIVKLFGQPAAEVNGTRVRLAP